The genomic stretch GAGCGAGAAACATTGGACTGAATACTTTTAACATCTACTAAATAATATTTGCTCATAATTACAGACCTATTTTTTGCATCACTTCAGACGACAGATTTCTAAATTCTGTCACGGAATACCCATCCCGTTCAAACTCAAACACCGATTTTGGGTCAGGAATTTCCAAATCTCCCCGACTGACCGTTTGATTAATACAATGAGATAACGCTACCCGCTCATAGATCACCGTCTTCAACATGGGAAGCTGATAACGTTGCAAAACCGCTTCTTTTTGTTTGGGAAACACAAATTCCACGTATTTAGGATTAGTTAAAATTTTAGAAGCCAAAACACCCAATACGCCTAAAGGGTCTTTACCAATACTGGTGCGCGTTTCATTCACTTCACGAATAAACTGTTTAACATTTCTTAGACCCTGATTAGAAAAAGGTTTCATATCCGAAGGAATAATTAAATAATCAGCAGAAACCAGTGCTATTTCCGCATAGAGATCCCTAGAAGGCGGTGCGTCAATAATTACGACATCATAGCGGTCTTCTACTTGTTCAAGTTTTGCCTTTAGCCGAAATCGAGTCGAGGCTAGAGTTGTGAGTTTATCTTTTTCATCAATTAGGGTAATGTGGGAAGGAATGACATCAATTTCTGGGGTATTAAAGCCCTTAGATTTACGGGCAATTTCAGGGATAAAATCAAAATCTCCTGAACTGATAATTTGGAGAATATTCCGATCTTTGAGATTATCATCTTCCTCAAACTGAAACTTAATTAACCCCGTAGCAAACGTCGAGTTAGCCTGAGCGTCAATATCCACGAGCAAGACGCGCTTGTTTTTATTGCTAAAGGCAGCAGCAAGATTCACGGCCGTGGTCGTTTTCCCGACTCCGCCTTTGTTGTGATAAATAGCAATGGTTTTCATCAGGTGTGGGAGGTATAGTCCGTTCTCGA from Roseofilum capinflatum BLCC-M114 encodes the following:
- a CDS encoding ParA family protein, giving the protein MKTIAIYHNKGGVGKTTTAVNLAAAFSNKNKRVLLVDIDAQANSTFATGLIKFQFEEDDNLKDRNILQIISSGDFDFIPEIARKSKGFNTPEIDVIPSHITLIDEKDKLTTLASTRFRLKAKLEQVEDRYDVVIIDAPPSRDLYAEIALVSADYLIIPSDMKPFSNQGLRNVKQFIREVNETRTSIGKDPLGVLGVLASKILTNPKYVEFVFPKQKEAVLQRYQLPMLKTVIYERVALSHCINQTVSRGDLEIPDPKSVFEFERDGYSVTEFRNLSSEVMQKIGL